A single Streptomyces sannanensis DNA region contains:
- a CDS encoding sensor histidine kinase, with translation MRREHISRTRLSDLGVAAAVCAALILGAVFTPDPAAGPLDYALMAIGSLALAGHRRAPLAVLAVSTASMLGYTLHAQPGLWAAFPVLGAVHTAARVGHRLVAAAASGVFLAGFLAADLASREVVERTLLLVGWFLCAVVTGLADRNWQAYLRQTEQRALEAERTREEVALRRAGEERLRIARELHDSLTHTISIVKLQAGVAVHLARKRGEEVPSALLAIQEASGEAMRELRATLEVLRTDDSQGHGVGRIAGLADRARAAGLATRVAVMGTERPLPADVDRAAYRIVQEALTNAARHAGPAEATVELAYRPHEFTVRVTDDGRGSPERTFTPGVGLTGMRERVTALGGLLHAGPRPEGGFTVRAELPLERP, from the coding sequence ATGCGCCGGGAGCACATCAGCCGAACACGCCTGAGCGACCTGGGAGTTGCGGCGGCGGTCTGCGCCGCGCTGATCCTGGGGGCGGTCTTCACCCCGGATCCGGCCGCCGGGCCGCTCGACTACGCGCTGATGGCGATCGGCTCCTTGGCACTCGCTGGTCACCGACGGGCTCCCCTCGCGGTCCTGGCCGTCTCCACCGCGAGCATGCTCGGCTACACCCTGCATGCGCAGCCCGGTCTGTGGGCGGCCTTCCCGGTGCTCGGCGCCGTGCACACAGCGGCCCGGGTCGGGCACCGCCTGGTGGCCGCGGCCGCGAGCGGAGTCTTCCTGGCGGGTTTCCTCGCCGCCGACCTCGCCTCCCGGGAGGTCGTCGAGCGCACGCTGCTGCTGGTCGGCTGGTTCCTGTGCGCGGTGGTGACAGGCCTCGCCGACCGCAACTGGCAGGCATATCTGCGGCAGACCGAGCAGCGCGCCCTGGAGGCCGAGCGCACGCGGGAGGAGGTGGCGCTGCGCCGGGCCGGCGAGGAACGGCTGCGGATCGCCCGGGAGTTGCACGACTCGCTCACCCACACCATCTCGATCGTCAAACTGCAGGCCGGCGTGGCCGTGCATCTGGCCCGCAAACGGGGTGAGGAGGTCCCGTCCGCGCTGCTCGCCATCCAGGAGGCAAGCGGAGAGGCGATGCGGGAGTTGCGCGCCACCCTCGAGGTGCTGCGCACGGACGACTCGCAGGGGCACGGTGTCGGCCGGATCGCCGGACTCGCCGACCGGGCACGTGCCGCGGGCCTGGCCACCCGGGTGGCCGTCATGGGCACCGAACGCCCGCTGCCCGCCGACGTGGACCGAGCGGCCTACCGCATCGTGCAGGAGGCCCTGACGAACGCGGCCCGGCACGCCGGGCCGGCCGAGGCCACGGTCGAACTCGCCTACAGACCGCACGAATTCACCGTCCGGGTCACGGACGACGGCCGTGGCTCCCCGGAACGGACCTTCACCCCGGGCGTCGGCCTCACCGGCATGCGTGAGCGCGTCACCGCGCTCGGCGGTCTGCTGCACGCGGGCCCGCGCCCCGAGGGCGGCTTCACCGTACGCGCCGAACTACCTCTGGAGAGACCGTGA
- a CDS encoding response regulator transcription factor: MIRVAVVDDQALMRAGFRALLDAEDGIEVVGEASDGEQGLALVREQVPDIALVDVQMPVMTGIEATRRIAADPRLAGVRVIILTNYGLDEYVFEALHAGASGFLLKDTEPAELLQAIDVVARGDALLSPSITRRLIGEFVSRPPDNAAAPGVEMLTRREREVTALAARGLTNEEIAAYMVISPFTAKTHISRAMTKLGARDRAQLVVFAYESGLVTARTPRA, from the coding sequence GTGATCCGTGTGGCAGTCGTCGACGACCAGGCCCTGATGAGGGCCGGCTTCCGTGCCCTGCTCGACGCCGAGGACGGCATCGAGGTCGTGGGCGAGGCGTCGGACGGCGAACAGGGCCTCGCTCTCGTCCGCGAACAGGTTCCCGACATCGCGCTCGTCGACGTGCAGATGCCGGTGATGACCGGGATCGAGGCCACCCGCCGTATCGCCGCGGACCCCCGGCTGGCCGGGGTACGGGTCATCATCCTGACGAACTACGGGCTCGACGAGTACGTCTTCGAAGCCCTGCACGCCGGCGCGAGCGGCTTTCTGCTCAAGGACACCGAACCCGCCGAACTGCTCCAGGCCATCGATGTCGTGGCGCGCGGCGACGCATTGCTCTCGCCCTCGATCACCCGCAGGCTGATCGGCGAGTTCGTCTCCCGCCCGCCGGACAACGCCGCGGCTCCCGGAGTGGAGATGCTCACCCGCCGTGAACGCGAGGTCACCGCACTGGCCGCGCGCGGTCTGACCAACGAGGAGATCGCCGCATACATGGTGATCAGCCCCTTCACCGCGAAGACCCACATCAGCCGTGCCATGACCAAGCTCGGCGCCCGCGACCGGGCCCAGCTCGTCGTCTTCGCCTACGAGTCCGGTCTGGTGACGGCACGTACGCCGCGTGCCTGA
- a CDS encoding pentapeptide repeat-containing protein, translating to MTSRRPRANADPASPEPPGPDEETVVRDEDWYGRALSGRTWTRCTFLDTDWTEVESDGAVFEECTFAGVKFNASRHRSAAFVNCTFRRCTFFDTAFTDCKFVGSLFRQSSFTLLEVAGGDWSFVGLPGADLRGAVLDGVRMREADLTGARLEKATVTGTDLSGATLRGARLDGADLRGSDLSALDPLTVQRAGAVISPEQAMVIAQALGFRVG from the coding sequence ATGACCTCCCGACGCCCCCGAGCGAACGCAGACCCCGCCTCCCCCGAGCCGCCCGGGCCGGACGAGGAGACGGTCGTGCGGGATGAGGACTGGTACGGCCGTGCTCTCTCCGGCCGCACCTGGACGCGGTGCACCTTCCTCGACACCGACTGGACCGAGGTCGAGAGCGACGGCGCGGTGTTCGAGGAGTGCACCTTCGCCGGCGTGAAGTTCAATGCCTCGCGGCACCGCTCCGCGGCCTTCGTCAACTGCACCTTCCGCCGGTGCACGTTCTTCGACACGGCCTTCACGGACTGCAAGTTCGTCGGCAGCCTCTTCCGGCAGTCGAGCTTCACGCTCTTGGAGGTGGCCGGCGGCGACTGGTCGTTCGTGGGGCTGCCGGGCGCGGATCTGCGGGGCGCCGTTCTCGATGGCGTACGGATGCGGGAAGCGGACCTCACGGGCGCGCGACTGGAGAAGGCGACCGTGACCGGCACGGATCTGTCCGGGGCGACACTGCGCGGTGCCCGGCTCGACGGGGCCGATCTGCGGGGCAGCGATCTGTCCGCGCTGGATCCGCTCACCGTCCAGCGAGCGGGGGCCGTGATCAGTCCGGAGCAGGCCATGGTGATCGCGCAGGCGCTCGGTTTCAGGGTGGGCTGA
- a CDS encoding inositol monophosphatase, with amino-acid sequence MIEDFLAGRLSDVEEAVRKAAAAEIMPRFRQLAEDEVIEKNGPHDLVTVADRRAEEHLTASLTALLPGSLVVGEEAVHADPSVYEAIQGDGPVWIVDPVDGTRQFVHGEPGFCTLVALARGGEILASWTYAPALDELAVAVRGGGARLNGESIRSGSPAPGAVLDIATSHPDYTSDDQKRALLGLRVPGVHTRACGSAGLEYLDVARGQLDAVVFSWEYAWDHAAGLLLVEEAGGAHLTVAGEPFRIKGGNALPFTAARDAETAARVRGLLLGA; translated from the coding sequence ATGATCGAAGACTTTCTCGCAGGCCGGCTGTCCGACGTCGAGGAGGCGGTCCGCAAGGCGGCCGCAGCGGAGATCATGCCGCGCTTCCGGCAGCTCGCGGAGGACGAGGTCATCGAGAAGAACGGTCCGCACGATCTGGTGACCGTCGCCGACCGCCGCGCCGAGGAGCATCTGACCGCCTCCCTCACCGCGTTGCTGCCCGGCTCGCTGGTGGTCGGCGAGGAAGCGGTCCACGCGGACCCTTCGGTGTACGAGGCGATACAGGGCGACGGCCCGGTGTGGATCGTCGACCCCGTCGACGGCACCCGCCAGTTCGTGCACGGCGAGCCCGGCTTCTGCACCCTGGTCGCCCTCGCGCGCGGCGGCGAGATCCTGGCCTCGTGGACGTACGCCCCCGCGCTGGACGAGCTGGCGGTCGCCGTACGAGGCGGGGGCGCCCGGCTCAACGGTGAGTCGATACGGTCCGGTTCGCCCGCGCCCGGGGCCGTCCTGGACATCGCCACGTCCCACCCCGACTACACCAGCGACGACCAGAAGCGTGCCCTGCTGGGCCTGCGGGTGCCCGGCGTGCACACCCGCGCCTGCGGCTCGGCCGGGCTGGAGTACCTCGACGTCGCGCGGGGCCAGCTCGACGCGGTCGTCTTCTCCTGGGAGTACGCCTGGGACCACGCGGCGGGCCTGCTGCTCGTCGAGGAGGCGGGTGGCGCGCATCTGACGGTCGCGGGGGAGCCGTTCCGGATCAAGGGCGGCAACGCGCTCCCCTTCACCGCGGCGCGCGACGCGGAGACGGCGGCGCGGGTGCGGGGGCTTCTGCTCGGCGCGTGA
- a CDS encoding nucleotidyltransferase domain-containing protein has translation MAKQLISIPGVDAVTLGGSRVRGTHRADSDWDLGVYYRRSELDLGALSSLAAEVNGSPVELAGPGEWGPWVDGGAWLSVDGVAVDWILRDLDRVRRIRADCRAGRYEVGVQPGHPLGFWSPAYAGEVALGRVLADRTGELTSLQAQTLVYPEPLRTALVEAAWEADFSVAAARKSVRSGDGLHVSLCLSRAFGILAQTLHAHERVWCINEKGALAAAAALRSAPRNLTDRTHAALTSLDAPAVEAAAELVREVRSATA, from the coding sequence ATGGCGAAGCAGCTGATTTCGATCCCCGGTGTGGACGCGGTCACTCTCGGCGGCAGCCGGGTCCGCGGCACACACCGCGCCGACTCCGACTGGGACCTCGGCGTCTACTACCGCCGATCCGAGCTCGACCTCGGCGCCTTGTCCTCACTGGCGGCCGAAGTGAACGGCTCACCCGTCGAGTTGGCCGGTCCCGGCGAGTGGGGACCGTGGGTCGACGGCGGGGCCTGGCTGTCCGTGGACGGCGTCGCCGTCGACTGGATTCTGCGCGACCTCGACCGGGTCCGGCGCATCCGGGCCGACTGCCGGGCCGGCCGCTACGAGGTCGGTGTACAGCCGGGCCACCCGCTGGGCTTCTGGTCGCCCGCCTACGCGGGCGAGGTGGCACTGGGGCGCGTACTGGCCGACAGGACCGGCGAACTGACGTCACTCCAGGCGCAAACCCTGGTCTACCCGGAGCCGCTGCGCACCGCCCTGGTGGAGGCCGCATGGGAGGCGGACTTCTCCGTGGCGGCGGCCCGCAAGTCGGTACGGTCCGGGGACGGGCTGCACGTGTCCCTGTGCCTCTCCCGCGCCTTCGGCATCCTCGCCCAGACACTGCACGCCCACGAGCGCGTGTGGTGCATCAACGAGAAGGGCGCCCTCGCGGCCGCCGCCGCGCTGCGGTCCGCTCCACGGAACCTCACCGACCGGACTCACGCGGCCTTGACGTCCCTCGACGCGCCCGCGGTCGAAGCGGCGGCCGAACTGGTCCGTGAGGTGAGGTCCGCAACGGCCTGA